In Gracilibacillus salitolerans, the sequence CAAAAACGAAATTTTGCGATTTCGATTGGTATTTTTCATGACGGTATTGGAGAAATAGGTCTGATTTATAATGTAATGGAGGATGTATTGTATAGTGGAAAAAAAGGTGAAGGCGCGTATCGAAATCAGGACAAGCTCCCACCATTGGATGAACAAGTTAACCTAGAAACAAGTATTATAGCATTAAATAGTTCATTAGCTTGCGAGAATAAACGTATTAATGAGAAGAAAGTACAGCAATTAATTAAGGAAAGTCGTGGTACGAGGTCTTATGGTTCTGCGGCATTAGAATTCGCCTTTGTGGCAGAAGGCATTATTGACGCTTATCTTACGATGAGATTAGCTCCTTGGGATTTTGCTGCAGGTCTGATTCTTGTTGAGGAAGTAGGTGGAGTCACTATACAAGCAAATGGTAAGCCTGTAAACCTTTTAGAAAATAACACTATTTTAACGTGTAATCAAAAGATTAAACAACAACTGCTTGATGAATATATTGAATTTAAATAAATTAAAAAATACTAGCAGTCTTGTGATTGCTAGTATTTTTAACTGGATTCTTTTTTCTTTAATGTTATACCGTATCCCATTAGTGCAAAACCAACCAGAAATGCAATAACGATAAACCAAAAGCTTCTAAGTGCTACACCGACACCGGCAGCAGAAAATGCTAGGATAACACAAAGTGCTAAAAGAAATTTTGAAAATTGAAAATTCATTCTGTCACCTCAAATATTTAGTCAACATACATAGCATACCATATCTTTAATAGAAATTGTATTTATCTAGGGATTAAAGTATAATAGATTTGTTTGAATGTAGAATTTGGAGGTTTCACATGCAAAGAGAAACAGTAATTCCAGTACCCGACAATCTATGGCCAGTGGCTGATTTTTTTATGAAAGGTTTAGGTGGGGAAGTAAATGTAGCAGACGAAGGTGAGATGGCTACCTTAATCAGAGGTTTTATGCTTCTTTACTTGACGGTTGTTGTTTTCGCTATATTGGCATATAAATTTGGATTTGCTAAAAAGCTATCACCGCTTAAATCATTGATTATCTATATTTTATTAATTATCGGGACATTCTTTTTAACGATAATATTCGGTCTGAATCTCCCATTAGCAGAAAGTCTATTTATCATCGCAATTGTAATGGGAGTCTATCGCTTAAGGCTATCTCAAGAACGAAAACAAAATAATAACAAAAAGGCTGAGCAATAAGCTCAGCTTTTTTAAATAAATATAAATAGTAAAGAATTATTTCGGTTCTTTGATAGCCTAATTCAACTTTTGTCTTATGATAAATATTGGTCTTGTACTTCTTTTTTTCGATAAAGCTTAAAATTACCAGTTTTATGCCTCTTGATTGTATTTTCTTCAATGCGCTTATCGCATTCTGGACACATATACGTGTGTATTAGTCGATTACGCAGTTTTTTAGCTTTCGTACAATCATTATCTATTTTATTTATTTTATCGCAAATCACGCATTTTACTCGCATTGTTTCACCTCAAATATAGACAAATCTATTTCTAATTATTGTAACACAAATTTCACAATTTTCATATTTACCATAGTTGTGTGTGAAAGATGTTTTAACCATGTGAGTCTGGGTATAGCTATAGTAAGAAGAAAATACGAAAGGATGATGAAGGTGCGAAAAAGAAATGTTGTTGGAATGCTTGGTGCAGCGGGTATCGCAACTACTTTATCTTTTATGTTAATGGATAAGTCTAAAAGAGAGAGGCTTATGAATAAATGGAATGAATGGAAAGTCTCCATGCAAACGGATCAATCTAATTTACCAATTGAAGAAGCGGGAGATCCTGGTAGAGATAATTTGCAAAATGCCGATATGGTAGCTGAAGGCTCTCAGTTTGGAGTTAATTACTACAATAGAGTTAAACAATGAGAAAAGAAGCCAAAATATGTTGGCTTCTTTTTACATGTTTAACGGAGATGTCTAGTTGATGCATGGATTTAACGATCTTTCTGATGATTGGATTGTTCCTCATTAATTTCTTCAAGTTGCTGTTGTTCATCTTCATTCATAATTTGTTTATTTTGGTCTGAATTATCTGACTGTTTTTCATTTAGAGGTAATTCCGGCATCCACCGACCAGTGATATTTGCCAGTTCTTCTGTAAAAGCTTCAATTGGATGACCATCCTGAATTTTTTGCCCTATACCTTGTATCCGTTCATGTAAGTCAGCATCAGCTACGACAATTGCTTTTCTTCCGAATGGATCATGTTCTAATGCTTCCAGTACAGAGAATTTAATCGAACCTACATGTGAACGATCTAAATCGTCATCCACATCTATACTGACAATGACACCACGGTTTGTGATTAGAGCAGATGCATCATTTACATTTGGTACCTCGCTTGCCAGATTAGCCAAATATTGAGCCTTTTCTTGATTATCCATATCATCTGTTGTTGCTGGATCAGAATTCTTTACTTGAACTGCTCCGAAGTCATCCGAATTCTGAGCGAATTTATTTTCCTGTACATCTTGCTGACAACCAATCAAAACGACTAATAAGCACA encodes:
- a CDS encoding YlaI family protein, whose protein sequence is MRVKCVICDKINKIDNDCTKAKKLRNRLIHTYMCPECDKRIEENTIKRHKTGNFKLYRKKEVQDQYLS
- a CDS encoding YhcN/YlaJ family sporulation lipoprotein, producing the protein MKYIYLLCLLVVLIGCQQDVQENKFAQNSDDFGAVQVKNSDPATTDDMDNQEKAQYLANLASEVPNVNDASALITNRGVIVSIDVDDDLDRSHVGSIKFSVLEALEHDPFGRKAIVVADADLHERIQGIGQKIQDGHPIEAFTEELANITGRWMPELPLNEKQSDNSDQNKQIMNEDEQQQLEEINEEQSNHQKDR
- a CDS encoding inositol monophosphatase family protein — its product is MDTTTRQQIFEDAKKWVYQAGKQIRDQIDDQYQIDTKSDANDLVTAVDRSTEQFFAEKIREKYPAHSIVGEEGYGDKVESLEGTIWIIDPIDGTMNFVHQKRNFAISIGIFHDGIGEIGLIYNVMEDVLYSGKKGEGAYRNQDKLPPLDEQVNLETSIIALNSSLACENKRINEKKVQQLIKESRGTRSYGSAALEFAFVAEGIIDAYLTMRLAPWDFAAGLILVEEVGGVTIQANGKPVNLLENNTILTCNQKIKQQLLDEYIEFK
- a CDS encoding DUF5325 family protein; this encodes MNFQFSKFLLALCVILAFSAAGVGVALRSFWFIVIAFLVGFALMGYGITLKKKESS
- a CDS encoding YlaH-like family protein is translated as MQRETVIPVPDNLWPVADFFMKGLGGEVNVADEGEMATLIRGFMLLYLTVVVFAILAYKFGFAKKLSPLKSLIIYILLIIGTFFLTIIFGLNLPLAESLFIIAIVMGVYRLRLSQERKQNNNKKAEQ